The nucleotide window GCACGGGCGACTCGATCACCCTCGACGTAGCGGCACGCACCCTGCAACTCAACGTGGACGACGAGGAGTTGGAGCGCCGCCGTGCGCAGTGGACCCCGCCGCCCACCCGGTACGAGCGCGGCTACGGCGCGCTCTACAACGAACAGATCACCCAGGCGGACACCGGCTGCGACTTCGAGTTTCTGGCCCGGCCGGGCAAGGTGCAGGACCCGTACGCGGGCTGAACGGTGCGAAGTACGACTTCGCGCACACCCATGCACAGCGAGAAAGCGCTTCCTGCACGCCGGGAGCACCACGCACGCACGACGTACCGAGAAACGGAGAACAGTCATGGCCCAAGCCGCAGCCGTGGCGAAACCGCCCGCGCCACCCCGGCGGCGCCGTGCCTCCGCGACCCCGCGCAGGCTCCCGTACCTGCTGATCGCCCCGGCCGCCCTGCTCATGCTGGGCTTCATCGCCTACCCGGTCATCAGCGTCTTCTACTACAGCCTGCAGCACTACAACCCCACCAAGCCCTGGCGGAACGGCTTCGCCGGCTTCGACAACTTCGTCCACGCCTTCACCGAGGACCCGCTGTTCTGGGACACCCTGGTCTTCAGCGCCAAGTGGGTCGTCGTCGAGGTCTCCCTCCAGCTCCTGTTCGGTCTCGCCCTCGCGCTGATCGTCAACCAGACCTTCGCGGGGCGGGCGCTCGGCCGTGCGCTGGTCTTCTCACCGTGGGCCGTCTCCGGCGTCCTGACCTCCGCGATCTGGGTGCTGCTCTACAACTCCCAGACGGGCATCACCCGTTACCTCGCGGACATGGGCGTCGGCGAGTACGGCACCAGTTGGCTCTCCGACACCTCCACCGTCTTCTCGGCGGCGATCGTCGCCGACCTGTGGCGCGGTGTCCCCTTCTTCGCGATCCTCATCCTCGCCGACCTCCAGTCCGTCTCGAAGGACCTGTACGAGGCCGCCGAGGTCGACGGCGCCAGCCGCGTCCGGCAGTTCCTGCACATCACGCTGCCGCACCTCAAGGACGCGATCATCCTCTCCACGCTGCTGCGCGCGGTGTGGGAGTTCAACAACGTCGACCTCCTCTACACCCTGACCGGCGGCGGACCGGCGGGGGAGACCACGACCCTCCCGCTGTACATCGCCAACACCTCCGTCGACGCCCACAACTTCGGCTACGCGTCCGCCCTGACCACGGTCGCGTTCGTGATCCTGCTCTTCTGCTCGATCGTCTATCTGCGGCTGAGCAAGTTCGGAGGCGAGTCCAAGTGATCACCAAGGACGCCGAGAGGACCGCTCCGGTGACACCCGCGCCGTCGTCCTCGGCCACGGAGCCCCCGCAGCGGCCCCGCAAGCACCGCCGCGCCTGGGACGAGGTGCCGCGCTGGCAGATCTACACGCCCCTGGGCATCTATCTCGTCTTCACCCTCGTCCCCTTCTACTGGATCCTCCTCTTCGCGCTCCGCAAGCCCGGCTCGACCTCGCTCGTGCCCTGGCCCATCACCTTCGAGCACTTCGAGAAGGTGTGGAACGAGCGCAGCTTCGGCACCTACTTCCAGAACAGCGTGCTCGTCGGTGTCGCCACCCTGGTGATGACCACGGTCGTCGCCCTGGCCGGCGGCTACGCCCTCGCCCGCTTCGACTTCAAGATCAAGCGCGGGTTCATGCTGGCGCTGCTGTGCTCCCAGTTCGTGCCGGGCGCGCTGCTCCTCGTCCCGCTCTTCCAGATCTTCGCCGAGCTGCAGATGATCAATTCGCTGGGCAGTGTCATCCTCGCCGAGACGGTCTTCCAGCTGCCGCTGTCGATGATCCTGATCAGCAACTTCATCAAGAACGTGCCGTACTCCCTGGAAGAGGCGGCCTGGGTCGACGGCTGCAACCGGTTCACCGCCTTCCGGGTGGTCGTACTGCCGCTGCTGCGCCCCGGGCTGATCGCGGTCGGTTCCTTCGCCTTCGTGCACTCCTGGAACCACTTCCTGTTCGCCCTGATGTTCCTCAGCAACCAGGAGAAGCAGACCATCCCGGTGGGCCTGAACACCCTGCTCAGCGCCGACAGCGTCGACCTGGGCGCACTGGCGGCGGGCGGCATCATCGCCGCCGTACCGGTCGTCATCGTCTTCGCCTTCATCCAGAAGTGGCTGATCACGGGCTTCAGCGCCGGGGCGGTGAAGGGATGAGAACCCACCGCAGAGCACTACAACTCACTGCCCTCGCAGGGATGTTGGGCCTCGCGCTCACCACCCCGGCCGGGGCCGGCACCCGGGACATCAGCCGGGACACGCTCGCGACGGACGACGGCTGGGCGGCCGCCGACGGTGGTACCACGGGGGGTTCCACCGCAGACGACGCCCATGTCTTCACCGTACGCACCCGGAGCGAGCTGGTCCGCGCGCTCGACGGCGGCAGCGCCACCCCGAAGATCATCCGGATCGCGGGGACCGTCGACGCCAACACCACCGACGACGGCGACCGGCTCGACTGCGACGACTACGCCACCGGCGGCTACGACCTGGACGCCTACCTCGCCGCGTACGACCCGCGCACCTGGGGCTCCGCCAAGCCCAGCGGCCCGCAGGAGCAGGCCCGCCAGGCCTCGGCGGCCAAGCAGGCCGAACGGGTCGAGCTGGCCGTGGGCTCCAACACCACGATCGTCGGCCTCAAGGGCGCGGTCCTGAAGGGCGCCAGCCTCCAGCTCAGGGGCGCGGACAACGTCATCGTCCGCAACCTCGAACTCCGCGACGCCTACGACTGCTTCCCCGTCTGGCAGCCCAACACCGGCGGCCTGGGCGACTGGAAGACGGCGTACGACAACATCTGGGTGCGCGGCGCCGGCCATGTCTGGATCGACCACGTCACGCTCTCCGACAAGGGCCATCTCGACGAGGACGAGCCGACCTACTTCGGCCGCAACTTCCTCCGTCACGACGGCCTGCTCGACATCACCAACGCCTCCGACCTGGTCACCGTGTCATGGAGCCGCTTCGCCGACCACGACAAGGCGATCCTCATCGGCAACGGCGACACGGCCACCGGGGACCGGGGCAAGCTGCGGGTGACCCTGCACCACAACCAGTTCGAGAACGTCGTCCAGCGCGCGCCCCGCGTCCGCTTCGGACAGGTGCACCTCTACAACAACCGGTACGTCGTCCCGGCCGACGCCCATGACTACCGCTACTCCGTCGGGGTCTCCACCGAGTCCGCCGTGTACGCCGAGAACAACGCGTTCACCACGCCCGGTCATGTCGAGGCCGCCGACCTGGTGAAGAGCTGGAACGGCACCGCCCTGCACCAGACCGGCACCCTCTTCAACGGCTATCCGGTGGACCTGCTGGCCATCTACAACGCCTACAACTCCGCCAGCGAGCGTGATCTCACGGCCGACGTCGGCTGGACGCCTACCCTGCACCAAAAGATCGACAGCGCCGAGAGGGCCGACCGAGAGGTGGCACGCGGCGCGGGCGCAGGGAGGATCCGATGAACCCGAACACGACCTCGTACGACACTCCGCTTCCGCTCGTCCTCGCGGGCGCCCGGGGCCACGGCCGCTGGCACCTGGAGAACATCCGGCGGCTGGCGGACAAGGGGATCGTCCGGCTCGCCGGGATCTGCGAGCTGACCCCGCTGGGCGCGGACGAGATCCCGGACGGCCTCGGCACACCCGAGCAGTCCGCCGACTTCGGCGCGCTCCTCGACTCGACCGGCGCGGCGATCGCGGTCATCTGCACCCCGATCCCCACCCACACCGACCTGGCGCTGATCGCGGCCGAGCGGGGCGTGCACATCCTGCTGGAGAAGCCCCCGGCCCCGTCGTACGCCGAGTTCCGCCGGATGGCGGACGGGGTGGCGGCCGCCGGTGTAACCGGTCAGATCGGTTTCCAGTCGCTGGGCTCCCACGCCGTGCCCGCGATCCGCGAGCTGGTCGCCGAGGGCGCGATCGGCGAGGTCGTCGGCATCGGCGGCGCCGGGGCCTGGGCGCGGCCCGAGGACTACTACAAGCGGGCGCCCTGGGCGGGCAAGCGGCGCATGAACGGCGTCGACGTGATCGACGGGGCGCTGACCAACCCCCTCGCGCACGCCGTCGCCACCGGGCTCGCACTCGGCGGCGCCACCCGCGCCGAGGACGTCACCGGCATCGAGACCGAGCTGCTGCGCGCCAACGACATCGAGTCCGACGACACGTCCTGCGTGCGCGTCACCACGGCCGACGGCGGCCGGATCACCGTCGCCGCCACGCTGTGCGCCGAGAACCCCGACGACCCGTACGTCGTCGTGCACGGCACCAGCGGCCGGATCACCTTCTGGTACAAGCAGGACCGCGTACTGCTCCAGCGTGCCGGACACGGCCCGGAGGAGATCGACTACGGCCGCACGGACCTGCTGGAGAACCTGGTCGACCACCTCGTCGACGGCGTCGACCTGCTGGTCCCGCCGGACGCGACCGGCGCGTTCATGAAGGTCGTCGAGGCGATCCGCGTCGCCCCGGACCCGATCGCGCTCCCGGCCACGGCCTGGCACCTGCTCCCCGAGGAGAACCGCCGGGTCGTCGACGGCATCGACTCCCTGGTGACATCCGCCGCCGAGACCCTCGCCCTCTACTCCGAGCTGGGCGCCCCCTGGGCGCTCCCCGACGCTCCAGCGAACGAGGTGAGCACGTGACGATGACGAACGACTCCCTGGTGCTGCGCGTGGCGGGCCGCCCGGTCGGCCGTTACCTCACCCGGTCCGAACTGCCGGCCCGCCTCTCCCCACGCCCCTACCTCCACCCGGTCACCACCCTCTCCGGTACGGCGGTCACCGAGCTGAGCCCCGCCGACCACCTCCACCACCTCGGCGTCGGTGTCGCCGTTCCCGACGTCGAGGGGTACAACTTCTGGGGCGGCCGGACCTACGTCCAGGGCCAGGGCCCGACCGAGCTCGACAACCACGGCTCCCAGCGCCACACCGCCTTCCAGCTCCGCGACCCCGACGGCTTCGTCGAGGAACTGCGCTGGGTGGCGTCCGGCATCGAGCTGCTGCGCGAACGCCGCACGGTCGCCGCCACCGAACTGACCGATACCGCCTGGGCGTTGGACTTCACCTTCTCGCTCACCAACATCACCGGTGAGCCGGTCTCCATCGGCAGCCCCGCCACCAACGGGCGCCCCGGAGCCGCGTACGGCGGCTTCTTCTGGCGGGCCAGGAAGGAGGCCGAGCCCCCGCGTGTGTTCACCGCCGAGAGCGAGGGCGAGCCGGAGGTCCACGGCACCCGCGCCGACTGGCTCGCCCTCGCCGGCGGGGACTGGACGCTCGTCTTCGCCGGAGCCACCGACACCACCCGCCGCGACCCGTGGTTCGTCCGGGCCGACGAGTACCCCGGCGTCGGCTCGTCCCTCGCGCACGACGAACGCGTGCCCATCGAGCCCGGGGAGACCCTGGTACGCCGGGTCGTCACCGTCGTCGCCGACGGCCGTCTCGACCGGGGCGAGGCCGCGGCCCTCATACGCAAGGCGGTGAGCCGGTGACCGGCATGTCCACGAGCGCGCCCGCCTTCTCCGCCGACCAGGGCGACGGCACCTACCGCAACCCGGTCCTCGACGCCGACTGGTCGGACCCCGATGTGCTGCGCGTCGGCGACGACTTCTATCTGACCGCCTCCAGCTTCGGCCGGGTCCCGGGTCTTCCCCTGCTCCACTCCCGGGACCTGGTCAACTGGACGCTCGTCGGCCACGCGCTCCAACTCCTCGAACCCGCGAGCGAGTTCAGGGTCCCGCGCCACGACTGCGGAGTCTGGGCGCCCTCGCTCCGGCACTTCGACGACCGGTTCTGGATCTTCTGGGGCGACCCCGACCACGGCATCTACCAGGTCAACGCCCCCGAGATCAGGGGACCCTGGACCCGCCCGCACCTGGTCAAGGAGGGCAAGGGGCTCATCGACCCGTGCCCGCTGTGGGACGAGGAGACCGGCGAGGCGTACCTCGTGCACGCCTGGGCCAAGTCCCGCTCCGGTGTCAAGAACCGGCTCACCGGGCACCGGATGCGGCCCGACGGCACCGGCCTGCTCGACGAGGGCAAGGTGATCGTCGACGCGGACCGGCTGCCGGGCTGGTTCACCCTGGAGGGCCCCAAGCTCTATCACCACGACGGCTGGTTCTGGATCTTCGCCCCCGCCGGGGGAGTGGAGACCGGCTGGCAGGGCGTCTTACGCTCCCGCGAGTTCTTCGGCCCGTACGAGGAACGGATCGTCCTGGAGCAGCACGACACCGAGGTCAACGGCCCCCACCAGGGCGGTTGGGTGCGCACGGGGGGAGGACAGGACTGGTTCCTCCACTTCCAGCAGCGGGGGGCGTACGGCCGGGTCGTCCACCTCCAGCCGATGGCCTGGGGTGACGACGGCTGGCCCGTGCTCGGCGCCGCGGGCGCCCCCGTCGCCCTACACGACAAGCCGGCGCTGCCCGTGCAGCCGCTCGCCGCGCCCGCCACAGACGACGACTTCCCCGGCGGCCGCTTCGGACGGCAGTGGCAGTGGACCGCCAACCCGCAGGACGGCTGGGCCACCCAGCACTCCGGGGACGGGCTGCGGCTGACCTGCGTACGCCATGTCGACGCCCATGACCTGCGGAAACTGCCGAACGTGCTCACCCAGCGGCTGCCGGGCGTCCCGGCCGTCGTCGAGGTGGGGCTGCGGCTCGACAGCGAGGAGCCGGGGGCGCGGTCCGGGCTCGCGGTGCTCGGCGACGCCTTCAGCTGGATCGGGCTCCAGCGAGGTGCCGACGGGACCGCGCACCTCGTCCACCGGTTCGCCGAGACCGTCGCCGAGCGGGAACGGGACGCCGGCCGTCCGCGCCCGGCGCCAGAAGGCCGCGCCCGGCTGCGGATCGAGACCGGCGCCGGGGCGCGCTGCCGCTTCTCGTACGACGTGGGGGAGGGCTGGGAGCCCTCGGGCCAGGTCTTCGCCGCCACCCCCTGGCGCTGGGTCGGCGCCCTGCTCGGCCTCTTCGCGGTCGCGCCCACCGGCGGGGGCCACGCCGGGGCGGCCACGTTCACGCACTTCCGCATCACCCGCTCGTAGCCCGACGCACGCCATCCG belongs to Streptomyces graminofaciens and includes:
- a CDS encoding pectate lyase family protein gives rise to the protein MRTHRRALQLTALAGMLGLALTTPAGAGTRDISRDTLATDDGWAAADGGTTGGSTADDAHVFTVRTRSELVRALDGGSATPKIIRIAGTVDANTTDDGDRLDCDDYATGGYDLDAYLAAYDPRTWGSAKPSGPQEQARQASAAKQAERVELAVGSNTTIVGLKGAVLKGASLQLRGADNVIVRNLELRDAYDCFPVWQPNTGGLGDWKTAYDNIWVRGAGHVWIDHVTLSDKGHLDEDEPTYFGRNFLRHDGLLDITNASDLVTVSWSRFADHDKAILIGNGDTATGDRGKLRVTLHHNQFENVVQRAPRVRFGQVHLYNNRYVVPADAHDYRYSVGVSTESAVYAENNAFTTPGHVEAADLVKSWNGTALHQTGTLFNGYPVDLLAIYNAYNSASERDLTADVGWTPTLHQKIDSAERADREVARGAGAGRIR
- a CDS encoding carbohydrate ABC transporter permease, which produces MAQAAAVAKPPAPPRRRRASATPRRLPYLLIAPAALLMLGFIAYPVISVFYYSLQHYNPTKPWRNGFAGFDNFVHAFTEDPLFWDTLVFSAKWVVVEVSLQLLFGLALALIVNQTFAGRALGRALVFSPWAVSGVLTSAIWVLLYNSQTGITRYLADMGVGEYGTSWLSDTSTVFSAAIVADLWRGVPFFAILILADLQSVSKDLYEAAEVDGASRVRQFLHITLPHLKDAIILSTLLRAVWEFNNVDLLYTLTGGGPAGETTTLPLYIANTSVDAHNFGYASALTTVAFVILLFCSIVYLRLSKFGGESK
- a CDS encoding carbohydrate ABC transporter permease gives rise to the protein MITKDAERTAPVTPAPSSSATEPPQRPRKHRRAWDEVPRWQIYTPLGIYLVFTLVPFYWILLFALRKPGSTSLVPWPITFEHFEKVWNERSFGTYFQNSVLVGVATLVMTTVVALAGGYALARFDFKIKRGFMLALLCSQFVPGALLLVPLFQIFAELQMINSLGSVILAETVFQLPLSMILISNFIKNVPYSLEEAAWVDGCNRFTAFRVVVLPLLRPGLIAVGSFAFVHSWNHFLFALMFLSNQEKQTIPVGLNTLLSADSVDLGALAAGGIIAAVPVVIVFAFIQKWLITGFSAGAVKG
- a CDS encoding PmoA family protein, with amino-acid sequence MTNDSLVLRVAGRPVGRYLTRSELPARLSPRPYLHPVTTLSGTAVTELSPADHLHHLGVGVAVPDVEGYNFWGGRTYVQGQGPTELDNHGSQRHTAFQLRDPDGFVEELRWVASGIELLRERRTVAATELTDTAWALDFTFSLTNITGEPVSIGSPATNGRPGAAYGGFFWRARKEAEPPRVFTAESEGEPEVHGTRADWLALAGGDWTLVFAGATDTTRRDPWFVRADEYPGVGSSLAHDERVPIEPGETLVRRVVTVVADGRLDRGEAAALIRKAVSR
- a CDS encoding Gfo/Idh/MocA family protein, whose amino-acid sequence is MNPNTTSYDTPLPLVLAGARGHGRWHLENIRRLADKGIVRLAGICELTPLGADEIPDGLGTPEQSADFGALLDSTGAAIAVICTPIPTHTDLALIAAERGVHILLEKPPAPSYAEFRRMADGVAAAGVTGQIGFQSLGSHAVPAIRELVAEGAIGEVVGIGGAGAWARPEDYYKRAPWAGKRRMNGVDVIDGALTNPLAHAVATGLALGGATRAEDVTGIETELLRANDIESDDTSCVRVTTADGGRITVAATLCAENPDDPYVVVHGTSGRITFWYKQDRVLLQRAGHGPEEIDYGRTDLLENLVDHLVDGVDLLVPPDATGAFMKVVEAIRVAPDPIALPATAWHLLPEENRRVVDGIDSLVTSAAETLALYSELGAPWALPDAPANEVST
- a CDS encoding glycoside hydrolase family 43 protein, yielding MSTSAPAFSADQGDGTYRNPVLDADWSDPDVLRVGDDFYLTASSFGRVPGLPLLHSRDLVNWTLVGHALQLLEPASEFRVPRHDCGVWAPSLRHFDDRFWIFWGDPDHGIYQVNAPEIRGPWTRPHLVKEGKGLIDPCPLWDEETGEAYLVHAWAKSRSGVKNRLTGHRMRPDGTGLLDEGKVIVDADRLPGWFTLEGPKLYHHDGWFWIFAPAGGVETGWQGVLRSREFFGPYEERIVLEQHDTEVNGPHQGGWVRTGGGQDWFLHFQQRGAYGRVVHLQPMAWGDDGWPVLGAAGAPVALHDKPALPVQPLAAPATDDDFPGGRFGRQWQWTANPQDGWATQHSGDGLRLTCVRHVDAHDLRKLPNVLTQRLPGVPAVVEVGLRLDSEEPGARSGLAVLGDAFSWIGLQRGADGTAHLVHRFAETVAERERDAGRPRPAPEGRARLRIETGAGARCRFSYDVGEGWEPSGQVFAATPWRWVGALLGLFAVAPTGGGHAGAATFTHFRITRS